From Thermoflavifilum aggregans, a single genomic window includes:
- a CDS encoding TetR/AcrR family transcriptional regulator: MTPPEIIQAYEQYWLEHGHRPPSVYAFAKHIGIAEPEFYAHYGSFSALEKDFWKQSFEGTIQQLRQDETYQRYSAREKLLAFYYLWIQQLRQHRSYIWLQKNRLFLPSPQGSQLEGLRHAFLDYVQELIQAGMENKEIKKRTLLSDRYKYGFWAQLLFVLKYWIHDESKEFELTDAAIEKAVNLSFDLIGSHTLDQIVDFGKFLLMKKA; this comes from the coding sequence ATGACACCACCTGAAATCATACAGGCCTACGAGCAATATTGGCTGGAACACGGGCACCGACCGCCTTCCGTGTATGCATTTGCCAAACATATCGGCATTGCTGAGCCGGAGTTCTATGCCCATTACGGGTCATTTTCAGCACTGGAAAAAGATTTCTGGAAACAAAGCTTTGAGGGTACCATCCAGCAGCTCCGGCAGGATGAAACCTATCAGCGTTATTCAGCCCGGGAAAAACTGCTGGCTTTTTATTACCTCTGGATTCAGCAACTGCGTCAACACCGGAGTTATATCTGGCTGCAAAAAAACCGGCTTTTTCTCCCATCTCCCCAAGGTTCTCAGCTGGAGGGCCTTCGCCATGCCTTTCTGGATTACGTACAGGAATTGATTCAGGCAGGCATGGAAAATAAGGAAATCAAAAAACGCACTTTGCTCTCTGACCGCTACAAATACGGCTTCTGGGCACAACTGCTTTTTGTGCTGAAGTACTGGATTCATGATGAAAGCAAGGAGTTTGAACTCACCGATGCAGCCATCGAAAAGGCCGTGAACTTGAGTTTTGACCTGATCGGCAGCCATACATTGGATCAGATTGTGGATTTCGGTAAGTTTTTATTGATGAAAAAAGCATGA
- a CDS encoding ABC1 kinase family protein, with product MSSVKEQNSIPTGKVERAARFALTGAKLGVNYVKHYTRKLLDPEVSKEELHEANAEDIYDVLSNLKGSALKVAQMLSLDRGFLPPAYARRFALSQYNAPPLSGPLVVNTFLKTLGKTPSQLFDRFNPHAAHAASIGQVHEAWKNGKKLAVKIQYPGVAHSVKSDLRIVKPIAIRIVGLQEADMDQYFEEVETKLLEETNYRLELQRSQELSAVCNHLPNLIFPRYYPEYSSDRIITMDWLDGLHLQDFLATQPSQDLRNRAGQALWDFYQFQVHHLRKVHADPHPGNFLFQANGQVGIIDFGCVKEIPQDFYENYFALTRPELLRDEAHRRQIFRALGILHPSDTEKEIRFFTELFQKLIDLTTLPFQREIFDFGDAGFFEEIYAYTDYVYSLPEVRHSKIVRGTRHSLYVNRTYFGLYSILGDLKAQVKTSWQHIEQLKQYVPARVPSGGQLLPSECVSEG from the coding sequence ATGAGCTCTGTCAAGGAACAAAACAGCATTCCCACTGGCAAGGTAGAACGGGCAGCCCGGTTTGCCCTTACGGGCGCCAAACTGGGTGTTAATTACGTAAAACATTATACCCGAAAGCTGCTCGACCCCGAAGTTTCAAAAGAGGAACTGCATGAGGCCAATGCGGAAGATATTTACGATGTATTGAGCAACCTGAAAGGCAGCGCCCTCAAGGTGGCACAGATGCTCAGCCTGGACCGGGGCTTTCTGCCTCCGGCCTATGCCCGCCGTTTTGCCCTGTCGCAATACAATGCCCCGCCACTGAGTGGCCCACTGGTTGTGAATACATTTCTGAAAACGCTGGGGAAAACACCTTCCCAACTTTTTGATCGGTTTAATCCGCATGCCGCCCACGCAGCTTCAATCGGACAGGTTCACGAAGCCTGGAAAAACGGTAAAAAACTGGCCGTAAAAATCCAGTATCCCGGCGTTGCTCATAGCGTGAAATCAGATCTGCGGATCGTGAAGCCCATAGCTATCCGTATCGTAGGTCTGCAGGAGGCCGATATGGATCAATATTTCGAAGAAGTGGAAACCAAATTGCTCGAAGAAACCAACTATCGGCTGGAATTACAACGTTCGCAGGAGCTTTCGGCTGTCTGCAATCATTTACCCAACCTGATTTTCCCTCGATACTATCCAGAATATTCTTCCGACAGGATCATCACCATGGATTGGCTGGATGGCCTGCACCTGCAGGACTTTCTGGCCACGCAACCCAGCCAGGACCTACGCAACCGGGCCGGACAGGCGCTGTGGGATTTCTATCAGTTTCAGGTGCACCATCTGCGTAAGGTGCATGCCGATCCGCATCCAGGCAATTTTCTGTTTCAGGCCAACGGACAGGTGGGTATCATTGACTTCGGCTGCGTGAAAGAAATTCCACAGGATTTTTATGAAAACTATTTTGCCCTGACCCGCCCCGAACTGCTGCGCGACGAAGCCCATCGCAGGCAGATTTTCCGGGCATTGGGAATATTGCATCCCAGCGATACAGAAAAAGAAATCCGGTTTTTTACTGAATTGTTCCAGAAACTGATTGACCTTACCACATTACCCTTCCAGCGGGAAATTTTCGATTTCGGTGATGCAGGATTTTTTGAAGAAATTTATGCTTACACTGATTATGTGTATTCCCTCCCTGAAGTGCGTCATTCCAAGATTGTGCGGGGCACACGCCACTCGTTGTATGTGAACCGTACCTATTTCGGGCTGTATTCCATTCTGGGCGACCTGAAAGCTCAGGTCAAAACCAGCTGGCAACATATTGAGCAACTAAAACAATATGTACCAGCCAGGGTACCATCGGGTGGTCAGCTGCTGCCTTCCGAATGTGTTTCGGAAGGATAA
- a CDS encoding DUF488 domain-containing protein, which produces MALQKENDKPDPLRVFTIGHSVHPIDEFIALLKNHNIQLLVDIRSFPGSRFVPWFNAEALAESLSAAGIGYYLLTELGGRRKVRKDSVNTGWRHPAFRGFADYMQTEAFARGLAELMMLSRRQRVCIMCAEAVPWRCHRMLVADALVTKGIEVWHIHPDGTLHTHQLTPFAQIRDGKLVYPSETHSEGSS; this is translated from the coding sequence CACCATTGGCCATTCTGTGCATCCGATTGATGAATTCATTGCTTTGCTCAAAAACCATAACATCCAATTGCTGGTGGATATCCGATCTTTCCCCGGTTCCAGGTTTGTACCCTGGTTCAATGCCGAAGCTTTGGCTGAGTCATTATCGGCAGCGGGAATTGGATATTATCTCCTCACGGAGCTCGGAGGAAGAAGAAAAGTGCGGAAGGATTCGGTAAATACCGGCTGGCGCCATCCGGCTTTCAGGGGATTTGCGGATTACATGCAGACCGAAGCATTTGCCCGGGGATTGGCTGAATTGATGATGCTATCGCGCAGGCAGCGGGTATGTATCATGTGCGCAGAAGCAGTGCCCTGGCGTTGTCATCGCATGCTGGTGGCCGATGCACTGGTAACGAAAGGTATAGAAGTATGGCATATTCATCCGGATGGAACTTTGCATACCCATCAGCTCACTCCTTTTGCTCAGATCCGCGATGGAAAACTGGTTTATCCTTCCGAAACACATTCGGAAGGCAGCAGCTGA